A stretch of the Psychroserpens sp. Hel_I_66 genome encodes the following:
- a CDS encoding translocation/assembly module TamB domain-containing protein, which produces MLLFIILVLILSIPAVQTSLGKYVTKELNDQYGTNINIGKVGLQFNGDVELKEVYIEDYKKDTLIAINELNTSILNYRNISNGKLTFGDIDIMDLTFNVKKYKGEPSTNFDVFIAKFAENNPRNDDNSFLMSSSDVSIYDGKFRLIDENRETEKVLEFYDLNINATNFVIADSDVNLRVNTLNFKDSRGAYVKNMVTDFEYTLDHMSFNNLSIKTEKSNLLGNVRFDYNREDFKDFEDKVKVTANFKDSEVFLNDLNTFYNEFGINQKAKLDVNLTGTLNDLTAQNLRLNASGRSKIYGDITFKNLFSKDTGDFSMNGRFDNLSSNYYDLTALLPNILGKSIPSVFTKLGDFTITGTSFITDTTIDADIKIFTGLGVIVSDMKMTRVDDIDNASYVGNVVFDEFDLGVLLNDEKIKTTSFDLDVNGKGFTLKNLSTQVTGNILHLNYNDYNYQDIDISGKLGSQIFNGLLESRDKNFKFKFDGLADLSQNINSLDFKANVEYANLRALNFITKDSISVFRGNVITSIKGSTIDDAYGTLNFENTTYINENEEYFFKDFKIESKFEDEKRILTINSPDIVEGSMSGNFKFADIGKLVENSVGSIYTNYIPNKIETDQYLEFDFRIYNKIVEVFYHELELGPNTRVKGRIETDEKQFNLTFNSPQIKLFNYFANDISILIDNSNPLFNTYIEIDTLSTKYYDVSKFSLINVTQRDTLFIKSEFKGGKTNTDDFNLSMYYTIDETNKSVVGFRKSEVTFKENKWTINDDKNKKNKIAFTRDFKNFDISEMVMNHFDERIELSGEIKGDDFKDLKLDFTDVDLSKITPRLDSLTLDGRVNGKLDVLQKEGIYVPKSNVIVSDFKVNDYELGELNASIKGNQSLTDYTVDVTLKNDNLKSLDAKGTIDIDNNLIDLDVKFEEFLLDPLDPLGAGVITNIRGLVTGRANVTGSLKEPQFNGDLLLDNAGLTIPYLNIDYSFDFDSQVKLESQRFIFQEVEITDSEYFSKAILNGFISHQNFSDWKLGLEIDTDRLLVLNTTYDEEELYYGTAFVDGTAEISGPTENLKIEFNGSTAQGTIFKIPLSDLESYGDNSYIHFLSPEEKDARVRGEIINNTEVKGLELEFNLFVNPYADIEIVIDRNSGSTIQGKGNGNLLFDINTNGKFQMFGDFQIVEGTYNFAYGGLIQKKLTVQPNGYIRWEGDPLKAQVGLTAVYETRANPSVLLDAPINRSIDVEVEINLSGQLEQPDPNFTFNFPNVESTIKSELDYRLETRESRENQALFLLTTGSFASEVSLGQQAYGTISDRVNSFFNSFLTDNDGKLQASFSYEAGAVTTDYQTDDRLGLTLSTKISDRVLINGKVGVPIGGVNQTVIAGDVQIDVLLNDDGTLKATFFNRENSIRNFGEEIGYTQGAGLAYNVEFDTFKELIQIIFSGKNKKKEEPKEKKNEEDDQSMTPDYINIKSDKSSKSN; this is translated from the coding sequence TTGCTGTTGTTCATCATTTTGGTGCTTATTTTATCTATTCCAGCTGTCCAAACCAGTTTAGGAAAATACGTCACAAAAGAACTTAACGATCAATACGGTACAAATATAAATATTGGTAAAGTTGGCCTCCAATTTAATGGTGATGTAGAGCTCAAAGAAGTTTATATCGAAGATTATAAAAAAGACACGCTTATTGCCATTAATGAGTTAAACACTTCAATTCTCAATTATAGAAATATTTCAAATGGCAAATTAACTTTTGGTGATATTGATATCATGGATTTGACGTTCAATGTGAAGAAGTACAAGGGCGAGCCAAGTACGAATTTCGATGTTTTTATCGCCAAATTCGCTGAAAACAATCCAAGAAATGATGACAATAGTTTCTTAATGTCGTCCAGTGATGTGTCTATTTACGATGGTAAATTCAGATTAATTGATGAAAACAGAGAGACAGAAAAAGTTTTAGAGTTTTATGATTTAAATATCAATGCTACCAACTTTGTGATTGCAGACAGTGATGTCAATCTTCGAGTCAATACATTAAATTTTAAGGATAGTAGAGGCGCGTATGTCAAAAATATGGTAACCGATTTTGAATACACGCTAGACCATATGAGCTTTAATAATTTAAGTATAAAGACTGAAAAATCTAATCTCCTCGGAAATGTGCGTTTTGACTACAATCGAGAAGATTTTAAAGATTTTGAGGATAAAGTTAAAGTGACAGCAAATTTTAAGGATTCAGAAGTTTTTCTAAACGATCTAAATACGTTTTATAATGAATTTGGCATCAATCAAAAAGCAAAATTAGATGTAAATCTCACAGGAACGCTTAATGATTTAACTGCTCAAAACCTAAGGTTAAATGCCAGCGGAAGAAGTAAGATTTACGGAGATATCACCTTCAAAAACCTTTTTAGTAAAGACACTGGTGATTTTTCAATGAATGGTCGTTTTGATAATTTATCATCCAACTATTACGATTTAACCGCTTTACTGCCAAATATTTTAGGAAAATCAATTCCTTCAGTATTTACAAAATTAGGGGATTTTACAATTACTGGCACATCCTTTATCACAGATACTACAATTGATGCAGATATTAAAATCTTTACAGGTTTAGGTGTGATTGTTTCAGACATGAAAATGACTCGCGTTGATGATATTGACAATGCGAGCTATGTAGGTAATGTTGTTTTTGATGAATTTGACCTGGGTGTGTTGCTTAACGATGAAAAAATAAAAACCACATCATTTGATTTAGATGTAAATGGAAAAGGTTTTACACTTAAAAACCTAAGCACTCAAGTTACTGGGAATATATTGCATTTAAATTATAATGATTACAATTACCAAGATATTGATATTTCAGGAAAGCTTGGAAGCCAGATTTTTAATGGTCTATTAGAGTCAAGAGATAAAAACTTTAAATTTAAATTTGATGGTCTTGCAGATTTATCCCAAAATATAAATTCGCTCGATTTTAAGGCAAATGTAGAATATGCAAATCTTCGTGCATTGAATTTTATTACTAAAGACAGTATTTCTGTTTTTAGAGGAAATGTGATCACTTCCATAAAAGGTTCAACCATCGATGATGCCTACGGAACATTGAATTTTGAAAACACAACTTATATTAACGAGAATGAAGAATATTTTTTTAAGGATTTCAAGATAGAATCCAAGTTCGAAGATGAAAAAAGAATTCTAACAATCAATTCACCAGATATTGTTGAAGGTAGCATGAGCGGAAATTTCAAGTTTGCAGATATAGGTAAGCTTGTAGAAAATTCCGTAGGAAGCATTTATACCAATTATATACCAAATAAGATAGAGACCGACCAGTACTTGGAGTTCGATTTTAGAATATACAATAAAATCGTTGAAGTCTTTTACCACGAACTAGAGCTTGGTCCCAATACAAGAGTCAAAGGTCGTATCGAGACCGATGAGAAGCAATTTAACCTCACATTCAATTCTCCACAAATAAAACTGTTTAATTATTTTGCAAATGATATTTCTATATTAATAGATAATAGCAACCCTTTGTTTAATACCTATATTGAAATTGATACATTGAGTACAAAGTATTATGATGTATCAAAATTTAGTCTAATTAATGTGACGCAACGTGATACGCTTTTTATTAAATCTGAATTTAAAGGCGGAAAAACAAATACAGATGACTTTAATCTCAGTATGTATTATACCATAGATGAAACGAATAAATCTGTTGTTGGTTTTAGAAAATCTGAAGTTACTTTTAAAGAGAACAAATGGACAATAAACGACGATAAAAACAAAAAGAATAAAATTGCCTTTACCAGAGATTTTAAAAACTTTGATATAAGTGAAATGGTGATGAACCATTTTGATGAGCGTATTGAGCTTTCCGGAGAAATAAAAGGAGATGATTTTAAGGATTTAAAATTAGATTTTACAGATGTAGATTTATCAAAAATCACACCTAGATTAGACAGTCTCACGCTTGATGGTAGAGTTAATGGTAAATTGGACGTTCTTCAAAAAGAAGGTATTTATGTACCAAAATCAAATGTCATTGTAAGTGATTTTAAAGTAAATGATTATGAATTGGGAGAACTTAATGCCAGTATAAAAGGAAATCAATCATTGACTGATTATACAGTAGATGTCACCCTTAAAAATGATAATTTAAAATCTTTGGACGCAAAAGGGACTATTGATATAGATAATAATCTTATCGATCTAGATGTCAAGTTTGAGGAGTTTTTGTTAGACCCGTTAGATCCCTTGGGAGCTGGTGTAATTACTAATATTAGGGGCTTGGTAACAGGTCGTGCCAATGTCACGGGAAGTTTAAAAGAACCACAATTTAATGGCGATTTGTTACTGGACAATGCTGGTCTAACCATACCTTATCTCAATATTGATTATAGTTTTGATTTTGATTCTCAGGTAAAATTAGAATCCCAACGGTTTATTTTTCAAGAAGTTGAAATTACAGATTCCGAATACTTCTCCAAAGCAATTCTCAACGGGTTTATAAGCCATCAAAATTTCTCAGACTGGAAGTTAGGATTAGAAATTGATACAGATAGACTGTTGGTTTTAAATACCACTTACGACGAGGAAGAATTATACTACGGAACAGCATTTGTTGACGGGACAGCTGAAATTTCTGGACCAACAGAGAATTTAAAAATAGAGTTCAACGGGAGCACAGCACAAGGTACGATATTCAAAATACCACTAAGTGATTTAGAGAGTTATGGCGACAACTCATATATTCATTTTTTAAGTCCTGAAGAAAAAGATGCACGTGTGAGAGGAGAAATAATCAATAATACCGAAGTTAAAGGACTAGAACTGGAATTCAATCTCTTTGTAAATCCTTATGCAGATATTGAAATTGTAATCGACAGAAACTCTGGAAGCACAATTCAAGGAAAAGGAAATGGAAATCTTTTATTTGATATCAATACCAACGGAAAGTTTCAAATGTTTGGAGATTTCCAAATTGTAGAAGGGACGTATAACTTTGCTTATGGAGGTTTAATTCAGAAGAAATTAACCGTACAGCCCAACGGGTATATTCGTTGGGAAGGAGATCCTTTAAAAGCTCAGGTTGGCTTAACTGCTGTTTATGAAACCAGAGCAAACCCATCCGTACTATTAGATGCGCCAATCAATAGAAGTATTGATGTAGAGGTAGAAATTAATCTTTCTGGGCAACTGGAACAGCCAGATCCAAATTTTACGTTTAATTTTCCAAATGTAGAATCTACTATAAAATCTGAATTGGATTATAGATTAGAAACGAGAGAAAGCAGGGAAAACCAAGCCTTATTTCTATTAACTACAGGATCATTTGCAAGTGAGGTAAGTTTGGGCCAGCAGGCTTATGGTACAATTTCAGATAGGGTAAACTCCTTTTTCAATAGTTTTTTAACCGATAATGATGGCAAACTACAGGCCAGCTTTTCATACGAAGCAGGAGCGGTAACTACAGATTATCAAACCGATGATAGGCTTGGTCTCACATTGAGCACAAAAATTAGCGATAGAGTATTGATTAATGGTAAGGTTGGAGTACCTATTGGAGGTGTCAATCAAACTGTAATTGCGGGAGATGTTCAAATTGATGTGTTGTTAAATGATGATGGGACATTAAAAGCAACGTTTTTCAATAGAGAAAACAGTATTAGAAATTTTGGTGAAGAGATTGGTTATACGCAAGGTGCAGGTTTAGCTTATAATGTTGAGTTTGATACCTTCAAAGAATTAATCCAGATTATTTTCTCCGGAAAAAATAAAAAGAAAGAAGAGCCAAAAGAAAAGAAAAATGAAGAAGATGACCAAAGTATGACTCCAGATTACATAAATATCAAGTCAGATAAAAGCTCTAAAAGCAATTAA